In Listeria cossartiae subsp. cossartiae, the genomic window AAATAATTCGGTATTGATTTATCGTGATAGTGAAGCAGACGACAAAGCAGACTTAACTTTAACAACGACTCGAGATACGTTTAATCATATTTTCGGTGGCGTGAAAAGTTTTGAGGAAGCCTTCGCTGATCAAACTGTAAAACTAGAAGGCGATGCGAAGAAATTTGCGGAATTCGCGTCGTTGCTTGATGAGTTTAATCCAGTCTTCAATATTGTTACACCTTAATAAAAAATAAAACGCTTTGTTTAGCCTTTTGATAAGGCTAGAACAAAGCGTTTTTTATTCTTCTGCTAAATATTTCATTGTATCGGGAACATTTTTGATTTTTTTATAATTGACGACCATTTTGTTTTCACCGATGAGAACTTTGAATTGGTCGTTTTTGGTTAATTCTTTTTCGGAGTAGAAAGTTAGTTGTTTTTGTTTTCCTTTATCATCATATACTTTTGCGTTATATTTGAACCCTTTGAATTGATTTTTTTGAACGGGTTTTCCAGTAGCTTCGACTTTAAGGTAGTAGGACTTTACTGCGGCATCGGTTGGCATCGCGTACTCCCAAATTGCGCAAACAGTGAGAAGAACTGCAGCTAATAAGATTAAACCTCTTTTTTTATTAAACATTTCTCCTTCATCCTCTCTGGATTTGTTTTATTACATTAAGTTTACAATGAAAAGACAAGTTTATCCCGTTTGTTAACTAACAAAATCCTTCGTTAATCTTACAATTTTGTCAGAATGGTGACGAAATGAAATCATAAAGATTGTGAAGTTACAAAAAACGATTTTTTTTACTACTAAATGTAGAATCTGTGAAAAAAATAGGCACTACAAGTAGTAGTGTTTTTATAGTTAAAATATGCTCGAAAACACACAATTGCCTGAAAAAATTTTTTTATTTGCCGGAAACCTTGTTTTAATCAGAGTT contains:
- a CDS encoding YxeA family protein, encoding MFNKKRGLILLAAVLLTVCAIWEYAMPTDAAVKSYYLKVEATGKPVQKNQFKGFKYNAKVYDDKGKQKQLTFYSEKELTKNDQFKVLIGENKMVVNYKKIKNVPDTMKYLAEE